The following coding sequences are from one Sporichthya brevicatena window:
- a CDS encoding flavin reductase, translating into MTDFKQLVCAAWDAAWNRGEVAALDEIVHADYLQEKAGSPGLNGVTELKSEVLEVRAAFPDLRTTVDKIFVEGDDFAVFWSSTGTFTNPLRDVPATGTRVQTRGSVQGLLRDGRVARERVSWDLRDLLTDVGVPTLHSAFEIGPAGTGAPERLSVPDAESLKEFNRKFVTGVTVVTTRAADGRPRGLAANAYTSVSLDPPLVLVCVQKSSWTHPALFESRHLGINILANTQRHVVERFSSKVQDKFAGVAWHGAPAGSPLIDGSAGAIETEIKERFQAKTHTVFIARVTYAEVSELAPMVYQAGRFYDGAMLEELRAD; encoded by the coding sequence ATGACCGACTTCAAACAGCTCGTGTGTGCAGCCTGGGACGCCGCGTGGAACCGCGGTGAGGTCGCCGCTCTCGACGAGATCGTGCACGCCGACTATCTCCAGGAAAAGGCCGGATCCCCCGGCCTGAACGGCGTGACTGAACTCAAGTCGGAAGTGCTCGAGGTGCGGGCCGCATTTCCCGATCTGCGCACCACGGTCGACAAGATCTTCGTCGAGGGGGACGACTTCGCCGTCTTCTGGTCCTCGACCGGGACCTTCACCAACCCCCTGCGCGACGTGCCCGCCACGGGCACCAGGGTGCAGACCCGTGGTTCGGTGCAGGGACTGCTTCGTGACGGCCGCGTGGCCCGCGAACGGGTCTCCTGGGATCTCCGTGATCTGCTGACCGACGTCGGAGTACCGACGCTCCACTCCGCCTTCGAGATCGGACCGGCCGGGACCGGCGCACCGGAGCGGTTGAGCGTTCCTGACGCGGAGTCACTGAAGGAGTTCAACCGGAAGTTCGTGACCGGGGTGACCGTGGTGACGACCAGGGCCGCCGACGGCCGGCCCCGCGGCCTGGCCGCCAACGCCTACACCTCAGTGTCCCTGGATCCCCCGTTGGTCCTGGTGTGCGTGCAGAAGTCGTCCTGGACCCACCCGGCGCTGTTCGAGTCACGGCACCTGGGCATCAACATCCTGGCCAACACGCAGCGCCATGTCGTCGAGCGGTTCTCGTCCAAGGTCCAGGACAAGTTCGCCGGCGTCGCCTGGCACGGGGCGCCGGCCGGCAGCCCGCTCATCGACGGATCCGCCGGCGCGATCGAGACGGAGATCAAGGAGCGCTTCCAGGCGAAGACGCACACCGTCTTCATCGCACGCGTGACGTACGCCGAGGTCTCCGAACTCGCACCGATGGTCTACCAGGCCGGCCGGTTCTACGACGGCGCGATGCTGGAGGAACTGCGGGCGGACTGA
- a CDS encoding fatty acyl-CoA synthetase translates to MRDPRSSTIDDILRRSALRSPGAVALVFEDRTWTYRDLDDAVSRAADLLLKRGFAKGDRIAAYGQNSDSYLIAFLACCRAGLVHVPINYALTGDELGYLLQQSGASFVLTDPKLAPNLGKLDGAPDHLLLRDSDGCLLELVRDGAVPDIDVEVADTDLAQLLYTSGTTSRPKGAMMTHRAYVHHYASVITALDIQPGDVLVQAMPLYHTAQMHVFMLPALAMGTRSYLLETPDIPKILELVESKKVTSLFLAPTVWVPLSQHPDFPQRDLTSLQKAYYGASIMPGPVRERIAQQLPDLGWYNCFGQTEIGPLATVLRPEEHADRPDSCGRPVLFVDMRVIDANGNDVEPGGVGEVVYRSPQLCLGYWDKPEETAEAFEGGWFHSGDLVRIDEEGYITVVDRIKDVINTGGVLVASREVEDCLYTHPDVAQVAVIGTPDEKWIEAVTAVVVRKPDATVTADDLIAHAKANLAKYKVPKSVHFVDDLPRNASGKLLKRVLRDQLA, encoded by the coding sequence ATGCGCGACCCCCGCTCCAGCACCATCGACGACATCCTGCGGCGCAGTGCGCTGCGTTCGCCGGGCGCGGTCGCCCTGGTGTTCGAGGACCGGACGTGGACCTACCGCGACCTCGACGACGCCGTCAGCCGCGCCGCGGACCTGCTGCTCAAGCGAGGTTTCGCCAAGGGTGACCGGATTGCCGCGTACGGGCAGAACTCCGACTCCTACCTGATCGCCTTCCTCGCCTGCTGCCGCGCGGGCCTGGTGCACGTCCCGATCAACTACGCACTGACCGGCGACGAGCTCGGCTACCTGCTTCAGCAGTCCGGCGCCTCGTTCGTCCTGACCGACCCGAAGCTCGCACCGAACCTCGGCAAGCTCGACGGCGCACCCGACCACCTGCTGCTCCGCGACTCCGACGGCTGCCTGCTCGAGCTCGTCCGCGACGGGGCCGTGCCGGACATCGACGTCGAGGTCGCCGACACCGACCTCGCGCAGCTGCTCTACACGTCGGGGACGACCTCACGCCCCAAGGGCGCGATGATGACCCACCGCGCCTACGTCCACCACTACGCGTCGGTGATCACCGCGCTGGACATTCAGCCCGGCGACGTCCTCGTCCAGGCGATGCCGCTGTACCACACGGCCCAGATGCACGTGTTCATGCTGCCGGCGCTCGCGATGGGGACGCGCTCGTACCTGCTGGAGACGCCGGACATCCCGAAGATCCTCGAGCTGGTCGAGTCGAAGAAAGTGACCTCGCTCTTCCTCGCACCCACCGTGTGGGTGCCGCTCTCGCAGCACCCGGACTTCCCCCAGCGTGATCTGACGAGTCTTCAGAAGGCCTACTACGGGGCCTCGATCATGCCCGGCCCGGTGCGCGAGCGCATCGCGCAGCAGCTGCCCGACCTCGGTTGGTACAACTGCTTCGGCCAGACCGAGATCGGCCCGCTCGCCACGGTGCTCCGTCCCGAGGAGCACGCCGACCGGCCCGACTCCTGCGGGCGTCCGGTGCTGTTCGTCGACATGCGCGTCATCGACGCCAACGGCAACGACGTCGAGCCCGGGGGCGTCGGCGAGGTCGTCTACCGCTCCCCGCAGCTGTGCCTCGGGTACTGGGACAAGCCCGAGGAGACCGCCGAGGCCTTCGAGGGCGGCTGGTTCCACTCCGGCGACCTCGTCCGCATCGACGAGGAGGGGTACATCACCGTCGTCGACCGCATCAAGGACGTCATCAACACCGGCGGCGTGCTCGTCGCCTCCCGCGAGGTCGAGGACTGCCTCTACACCCACCCCGACGTCGCCCAGGTCGCCGTGATCGGCACCCCCGACGAGAAGTGGATCGAGGCCGTCACGGCCGTCGTCGTCCGCAAGCCCGACGCCACCGTCACCGCGGACGACCTGATCGCCCACGCGAAGGCGAACCTCGCGAAGTACAAGGTCCCGAAGTCGGTCCACTTCGTCGACGACCTCCCCCGCAACGCCTCGGGCAAGCTCCTCAAGCGCGTCCTCCGGGACCAGCTCGCCTGA
- a CDS encoding ammonium transporter, whose protein sequence is MFYALATVCLLFVVGAVGLIDAGLVRRKNLMDTWIQKLVASMLAAIGITIVGYAIWIWQYYSAFGVPDPLKTALDDWTPFGPALTEYSQNLDPAHYIEADVFQVFVAFFMAYVAVGGALLHSAGLERVKAVPMYVIAFVFGALVCPFVLYLTWGSVGPLSNKGAHDYIGQFALYIVVGVWALILAWRAGPRIGAFDKDPRTVGPVPHNVGWTAVGVAILMFAAPFAFLGCGFFVPDVGYFGISLSNSGFGIVVINVFAAYVGGVLAGALISYRTRNPIFVLIGIPAGYISTGTALDIGRPWEILVLAFIGMFVVYGTYQLLYKLKIDDKKIVPLALGGGSFGALAGGIVGSGDKTGGFFGITEGKYAFQHAEISIGMQALALVVTIAIAGISGLILIVGLEKTIGLRVSEEDELRGLDEAYWGTPPPPYVDEILLESDVAPTSGSHRAGRRAPETVS, encoded by the coding sequence GTGTTCTACGCCTTGGCCACCGTCTGCCTGCTTTTCGTCGTGGGCGCGGTGGGCTTGATCGACGCCGGTCTCGTTCGGCGCAAGAACCTGATGGACACGTGGATCCAGAAACTCGTGGCGTCAATGCTGGCCGCGATCGGTATCACGATCGTCGGCTATGCCATCTGGATTTGGCAGTACTACTCGGCCTTCGGCGTCCCCGACCCGCTGAAGACCGCCCTGGACGACTGGACGCCGTTCGGCCCGGCGCTGACGGAGTACTCGCAGAACCTCGACCCCGCCCACTACATCGAGGCGGACGTCTTCCAGGTCTTCGTGGCGTTCTTCATGGCGTACGTCGCCGTGGGTGGCGCACTGCTCCACTCGGCCGGTCTGGAGCGGGTGAAGGCCGTCCCGATGTACGTCATCGCGTTCGTCTTCGGTGCCCTGGTCTGCCCGTTCGTGCTCTACCTGACCTGGGGTTCGGTGGGTCCGCTCTCGAACAAGGGCGCACACGACTACATCGGTCAGTTCGCGCTCTACATCGTGGTCGGTGTCTGGGCGTTGATCCTCGCCTGGCGTGCCGGCCCGCGTATCGGCGCCTTCGACAAGGACCCCCGCACCGTGGGGCCGGTTCCGCACAACGTGGGTTGGACCGCAGTCGGCGTCGCGATCCTGATGTTCGCGGCTCCGTTCGCGTTCCTCGGATGCGGGTTCTTCGTTCCCGACGTCGGTTACTTCGGCATCTCGCTGAGCAACAGCGGTTTCGGCATCGTGGTCATCAACGTCTTCGCCGCGTACGTCGGTGGAGTCCTGGCCGGCGCCCTGATCTCGTACCGGACGCGTAACCCGATCTTCGTGCTGATCGGTATCCCGGCCGGGTACATCTCCACCGGTACGGCTCTGGACATCGGCCGGCCGTGGGAGATTCTGGTCCTCGCGTTCATCGGTATGTTCGTCGTCTACGGCACGTACCAACTGCTGTACAAGCTGAAGATCGACGACAAGAAGATCGTTCCGCTGGCCCTGGGTGGCGGCTCGTTCGGCGCTCTCGCAGGAGGAATTGTCGGCTCCGGCGACAAGACCGGCGGCTTCTTCGGCATCACGGAGGGCAAGTACGCCTTCCAGCACGCCGAGATCAGCATCGGTATGCAGGCGCTCGCGCTCGTCGTCACGATCGCCATCGCGGGGATCAGCGGCCTGATCCTCATCGTCGGTCTGGAGAAGACGATCGGTCTGCGCGTGAGCGAGGAGGACGAGCTCCGTGGCCTCGACGAGGCCTACTGGGGCACGCCGCCGCCGCCGTACGTCGACGAGATCCTGCTCGAATCCGACGTGGCTCCGACGTCCGGATCGCACCGCGCGGGACGTCGAGCACCGGAGACGGTCTCGTAA
- a CDS encoding nucleoside hydrolase: protein MPPPPRRIIIDTDPGVDDAWAIALAVASPELEVLALTTVVGNADLDTSTRNAHTLLSMLERSAIPVAVGAEEPLGGLLPELIANREFVRQIHGASGLGGLPVPDFTPPNDGPHAVEAMAGILAEAAPHSITVVALAPLTNLALLFDRYPEHLDAIDRVYMMGGSGNGVGNVTPVAEFNVWADPEAAQRVLSEPRVEISMIGLDITLLAAVSPADLDHLTTPIGLALTQMVHGYGDIRDDGWPLHDVVVVAALLDDAVIKTQPATVEVDTARGERRGHTRCTFRSGSSRPVDNAGALPERAVATHLDRDRFRDVVLSRLSKL from the coding sequence GTGCCACCCCCGCCTCGCCGCATCATCATCGACACCGACCCAGGGGTGGACGACGCGTGGGCGATCGCCCTCGCCGTGGCCAGCCCCGAGCTCGAGGTGCTCGCCCTGACGACCGTGGTCGGCAACGCCGACCTGGACACCTCCACTCGCAACGCGCACACCCTGCTCTCCATGCTGGAGCGGTCGGCCATCCCGGTGGCGGTCGGCGCCGAGGAACCCTTGGGCGGTCTGCTGCCCGAGTTGATCGCGAACCGCGAGTTCGTCCGCCAGATTCACGGCGCCAGCGGGTTGGGCGGCCTGCCCGTCCCCGACTTCACGCCCCCGAACGACGGGCCGCACGCCGTCGAGGCCATGGCCGGCATCCTCGCCGAGGCCGCACCACACAGCATCACGGTCGTCGCGCTGGCCCCGCTGACCAACCTGGCCCTGCTCTTCGACCGCTACCCGGAGCACCTGGACGCGATCGACCGCGTCTACATGATGGGAGGAAGCGGCAACGGCGTCGGCAACGTGACCCCCGTGGCCGAGTTCAACGTGTGGGCCGATCCCGAAGCCGCCCAGCGGGTGCTGTCCGAACCCCGCGTCGAGATTTCCATGATCGGCCTGGACATCACGCTGCTCGCCGCGGTCTCGCCCGCCGACCTCGACCACCTCACCACTCCGATCGGACTCGCTCTCACCCAGATGGTCCACGGCTACGGGGACATCCGGGACGACGGCTGGCCACTGCACGACGTGGTGGTGGTCGCCGCCCTTCTGGACGACGCCGTGATCAAAACTCAGCCCGCCACCGTGGAGGTCGACACCGCTCGCGGCGAACGCCGGGGCCACACCCGCTGCACCTTCCGCTCCGGCAGCAGCCGGCCGGTCGACAACGCCGGCGCTCTGCCCGAGCGCGCCGTCGCCACCCACCTGGACCGGGACCGCTTCCGCGACGTGGTTCTCAGCCGCCTGTCCAAGCTCTGA
- a CDS encoding MFS transporter, whose protein sequence is MGSANVTTAVERVLAAPVAVPREVEQRRTLAVAVAGTFLALVVYTVPLGIMPSIAAGLDAGTGTQTWLLAAVSLGMATTLISAGALGDDYGRKRVLIGGAYVLAVASAVCAFAPNPGVYLAGALAQGAGGSAIMACSLGLIAHAFPEGPQRARASGIWGAALGAGIGSGPLLGATFDSTIGWHAAFAFSGVLALVLAVAAGPLLVESKAEEHKPIDLPGMALLGLGVGALIGGLVRGRSGWGDPPTLLLIGGGLVLLALFVLVEIRQRAPMLPMGLFRNPRFQAVTTAAVTTGLGVISLLSYLCTMSQRGMGDEPIVGAALIAVWAAASIATALLVPRHFAAYSGRAHLAGGLVVTGVGMISLYGVDAGTNPWLMVAGLALAGIGSGIANSALGREAVTAVPHGRGSLGSGANNTARYVGSSVGVSIVATIVAAQGDGADAIMDGWNVVVLVTTALTFLGAAAVLACRPRARNGEAK, encoded by the coding sequence ATGGGGAGCGCGAACGTGACGACGGCGGTGGAGCGCGTGCTCGCGGCACCGGTGGCGGTGCCGCGGGAGGTCGAGCAACGCCGCACGCTCGCGGTCGCGGTGGCGGGGACGTTCCTCGCGCTCGTCGTCTACACCGTCCCGCTCGGGATCATGCCCTCGATCGCCGCCGGCCTGGACGCGGGCACGGGGACGCAGACGTGGCTGCTCGCCGCCGTCAGCCTCGGCATGGCGACCACGCTGATCTCGGCCGGCGCCCTCGGCGACGACTACGGGCGCAAGCGGGTCCTGATCGGCGGCGCGTACGTGCTGGCCGTCGCGAGCGCGGTGTGCGCGTTCGCCCCGAACCCGGGGGTCTACCTCGCGGGTGCCCTGGCCCAGGGCGCCGGGGGGTCCGCGATCATGGCCTGCAGCCTCGGACTGATCGCGCACGCCTTCCCCGAGGGCCCGCAGCGGGCCCGCGCCAGCGGCATCTGGGGCGCGGCGCTCGGCGCCGGGATCGGGTCCGGGCCGCTGCTCGGCGCGACCTTCGACTCCACCATCGGCTGGCACGCGGCGTTCGCGTTCAGCGGCGTCCTGGCGCTGGTGCTCGCGGTGGCGGCCGGGCCGCTGCTCGTCGAGTCCAAGGCCGAGGAGCACAAGCCGATCGACCTGCCCGGGATGGCGCTGCTCGGCCTCGGCGTGGGTGCGCTGATCGGCGGACTGGTCCGCGGCCGCAGCGGCTGGGGCGACCCCCCGACGCTGCTGCTGATCGGCGGCGGCCTGGTGCTGCTGGCCCTGTTCGTCCTCGTCGAGATCCGGCAGCGGGCCCCGATGCTGCCGATGGGGTTGTTCCGCAACCCGCGCTTCCAGGCGGTGACTACGGCCGCGGTGACGACCGGTCTCGGCGTCATCTCCCTGCTGTCGTACCTGTGCACGATGTCCCAGCGGGGCATGGGCGACGAGCCGATCGTCGGGGCAGCGCTGATCGCGGTGTGGGCGGCCGCGAGCATCGCGACGGCCCTGCTGGTGCCGCGGCACTTCGCGGCGTACTCCGGCCGCGCGCACCTGGCCGGTGGCCTGGTCGTGACCGGCGTCGGGATGATCTCGCTCTACGGCGTCGACGCCGGCACGAACCCGTGGCTGATGGTCGCCGGGCTCGCGCTCGCGGGCATCGGGTCCGGCATCGCGAACTCCGCCCTCGGCCGGGAGGCCGTCACCGCCGTCCCCCACGGCCGGGGGTCGCTCGGGAGCGGCGCGAACAACACCGCGCGCTACGTCGGGTCGTCGGTCGGGGTCTCGATCGTCGCCACGATCGTCGCGGCCCAGGGCGACGGCGCCGACGCGATCATGGACGGCTGGAACGTCGTCGTGCTCGTGACGACGGCGCTGACCTTCCTCGGCGCCGCCGCGGTCCTCGCCTGCCGTCCCCGCGCCCGGAACGGCGAAGCGAAATAA
- a CDS encoding glutamine amidotransferase: MTTNKSGLRALVVGESWIKHTIHMKGFDHFQNTEYEEGAGVFLHCLERSGIDVTYIRGHEVSGRFPTAAAELAQFDVVVISDIGANSFLLCDETFLHSQLTVNRLELLADYVEQGGGLVMVGGYLSFSGIEGRARYGRSPLARVLPVEMFDRDDRVELPEGFQAQVDLPEHPALGGTPPQWPTLLGYNQFVAKPEATVVASRGDDPILVTGSYGAGNTVAFASDLAPHWAPPQFMNWEHYPRLWEAILTWAAAGRSGRGSTTS; encoded by the coding sequence ATGACTACTAACAAGAGCGGGTTGCGGGCGCTGGTAGTCGGCGAGTCCTGGATCAAGCACACGATCCACATGAAGGGCTTCGACCACTTTCAGAACACCGAGTACGAGGAAGGTGCGGGAGTCTTTCTCCACTGCCTGGAGCGCTCCGGCATCGATGTCACCTACATCCGGGGCCACGAGGTGTCCGGTCGGTTCCCGACGGCTGCCGCCGAACTGGCCCAGTTCGACGTGGTGGTCATCAGCGACATTGGTGCGAACTCGTTCCTGCTGTGTGACGAGACCTTCCTCCATTCCCAGCTCACGGTGAACCGCCTCGAACTGCTGGCCGACTACGTCGAGCAGGGCGGGGGCCTGGTCATGGTCGGGGGGTACCTGAGCTTCTCGGGCATCGAGGGGCGCGCCCGATACGGCCGGTCCCCGTTGGCCCGCGTCCTGCCGGTCGAGATGTTCGACCGCGACGACCGCGTCGAACTGCCCGAGGGGTTTCAGGCCCAGGTCGATCTCCCGGAGCACCCGGCTCTCGGGGGAACGCCGCCGCAGTGGCCGACACTGCTCGGCTACAACCAGTTCGTGGCGAAGCCCGAGGCCACCGTGGTTGCGAGCCGGGGCGACGACCCCATCCTCGTCACCGGGTCCTACGGCGCCGGCAACACGGTCGCGTTCGCGTCGGACCTGGCACCGCACTGGGCCCCTCCGCAGTTCATGAACTGGGAGCACTACCCGCGACTGTGGGAAGCGATCCTCACCTGGGCCGCCGCGGGGCGTTCCGGG
- a CDS encoding DUF1990 domain-containing protein has translation MRVRPSRSLATALARAEADDFTYPDVGATAGDLPAGYHHLHHRVRVGAGPGALDRAEAALTTWRAQTGSGLAVAADGPVAEGRTVVLGLGRPLSLVIPCRVVWTLHEPDRRGFAYGTLPGHPECGEESFVLAPDTDGGVWLTITAFTKPGNTLVRALGPGGRAIQKFFVRRYGEAIRRSVSSEPGTTSP, from the coding sequence ATGCGCGTCCGCCCGTCCCGCTCACTGGCGACGGCCCTCGCGCGGGCGGAGGCGGACGACTTCACCTACCCCGACGTCGGCGCGACCGCCGGCGACCTGCCGGCCGGCTACCACCACCTGCACCACCGCGTCCGCGTCGGCGCCGGGCCCGGGGCGCTCGACCGCGCCGAGGCCGCGCTGACGACCTGGCGGGCCCAGACCGGCTCCGGGCTGGCGGTCGCGGCCGACGGCCCGGTGGCGGAGGGACGCACGGTCGTCCTCGGCCTCGGCCGCCCGCTGTCCCTGGTGATCCCGTGCCGGGTCGTGTGGACGCTGCACGAGCCCGACCGGCGCGGTTTCGCCTACGGCACCCTGCCCGGCCACCCCGAGTGCGGCGAGGAGAGTTTCGTCCTCGCCCCGGACACCGACGGCGGCGTCTGGCTCACGATCACCGCGTTCACCAAGCCGGGCAACACGCTCGTGCGCGCCCTCGGACCGGGCGGCCGCGCGATCCAGAAGTTCTTCGTCCGCCGTTACGGCGAAGCGATCCGACGGTCCGTCAGCTCGGAGCCGGGGACGACGTCTCCGTAG
- a CDS encoding MGH1-like glycoside hydrolase domain-containing protein, which produces MTAGTQAADEAAARAGAERLLVAHWDEQRGHTYPHRKTYPHQWLWDSCFAAVAWVAIDRPDRGLRELTNALSGQLGDGFVPHMRYAGPSKGRGPRTDVSSFTQPPIFAHTARVLTAHVEVPAEVLARVERGLAWLWEKRRTPDGLILLTHPWESGADDSPRWDSWAAAFLHASDWSRLKWRRWRWSALDRHLVEQAEFDAEGVSIGSKSFLCAPAAFNAICAHAAAEYAAVSGDAAWAARSAELAELMDDQMWNEETGLWSDVAVVGGGPSVHVPTLDGVLGALVTADEAKARRALDQLADDRRFAAPYGLNFVAREARSYHPDQYWRGSAWMQMNYLARLAALRWDRTDLVTSIREMSIRGALRSGYAEHWNPQTGKGRGAIPLTWSALVAAM; this is translated from the coding sequence GTGACCGCTGGGACGCAAGCGGCCGATGAGGCCGCGGCCCGAGCCGGGGCCGAGCGTCTGCTGGTGGCGCACTGGGACGAGCAGCGCGGGCACACCTACCCCCACCGCAAGACCTATCCGCACCAGTGGCTCTGGGACTCGTGCTTCGCCGCCGTGGCCTGGGTCGCGATCGACCGGCCCGACCGCGGTCTCCGCGAGCTGACCAACGCCCTGTCCGGCCAGCTCGGTGACGGCTTCGTCCCGCACATGCGTTACGCGGGCCCGAGCAAGGGCCGGGGCCCGCGCACCGACGTCTCCTCCTTCACGCAGCCGCCGATCTTCGCCCACACCGCGCGGGTGCTGACCGCGCACGTCGAGGTGCCGGCGGAGGTGCTGGCGCGGGTGGAGCGAGGTCTGGCGTGGCTGTGGGAGAAGCGTCGTACCCCGGACGGGCTGATCCTCCTCACCCACCCGTGGGAGTCCGGCGCCGACGACTCACCGCGCTGGGACAGCTGGGCCGCCGCGTTCCTCCACGCCTCCGACTGGAGCCGCCTGAAGTGGCGGCGCTGGCGCTGGTCGGCGCTCGACCGGCACCTCGTCGAACAGGCTGAGTTCGACGCGGAGGGTGTTTCGATCGGCTCCAAGTCGTTCCTCTGCGCCCCGGCCGCGTTCAACGCGATCTGCGCCCACGCCGCCGCGGAGTACGCCGCCGTCAGCGGCGACGCCGCCTGGGCGGCGCGATCGGCGGAGCTCGCTGAACTGATGGATGATCAGATGTGGAACGAGGAGACGGGTCTCTGGTCGGACGTCGCCGTCGTGGGAGGCGGTCCGAGCGTGCACGTCCCGACCCTCGACGGCGTCCTCGGAGCGCTGGTGACGGCCGACGAGGCGAAAGCCCGGCGCGCGCTGGACCAGCTGGCGGACGACCGTCGTTTCGCCGCCCCCTACGGGCTGAACTTCGTCGCCCGCGAGGCCCGCAGCTACCACCCCGACCAGTACTGGCGCGGCAGCGCCTGGATGCAGATGAACTACCTCGCTCGCCTCGCCGCCCTCCGGTGGGACCGCACCGACCTCGTCACCTCGATCCGGGAGATGTCGATCCGCGGCGCCCTCCGCAGCGGCTACGCCGAGCACTGGAACCCCCAGACCGGCAAGGGCCGCGGCGCGATCCCCCTCACCTGGTCCGCCCTCGTCGCCGCGATGTAG
- a CDS encoding phosphotriesterase, with amino-acid sequence MVGDPVEVNTVLGPVPVDELGMTLMHEHLICDWTGPLATPEDPAERAFFGRRVDASIHWLLTENPGCCLDNARLDDPSAVVDELRLFAEAGGRTVVDCTNADIGRDPLALQEIARAAGLNIVMGSGWYVHRYHDPGTASAAPDELCERLLAEFVDGVDGTGVRPGIIGEIGVSPEFTDAEKTRLRAAARAQREVGVPLLIHLPGWQRRAFEVLDVVLGEEGLDPRAVVLCHMDPSGEDTAYQRDVAALGVWLEFDMIGMPNYFPGEGQSPGPGQTAAAIARLVDAGHASQLLLSHDVALKSLWTRNGGNGMGYVPRLFLPRLERHGVPAAVTAELLTVNPRRLFGDAGQSARSSSSIAPS; translated from the coding sequence ATGGTGGGTGACCCCGTCGAGGTGAACACCGTGCTCGGTCCGGTGCCGGTGGACGAGCTCGGCATGACGCTCATGCACGAGCACCTGATCTGCGACTGGACCGGCCCGCTCGCGACGCCGGAGGATCCGGCCGAGCGGGCGTTCTTCGGCCGACGGGTCGACGCCTCGATCCACTGGCTGCTGACCGAGAACCCGGGCTGCTGTCTCGACAACGCCCGCCTGGACGACCCGAGCGCCGTCGTGGACGAGTTACGTCTGTTCGCGGAAGCGGGCGGTCGAACCGTCGTGGACTGCACGAACGCCGACATCGGCCGGGACCCGCTCGCGCTGCAGGAGATCGCGAGGGCCGCCGGCCTGAACATCGTGATGGGCTCAGGGTGGTACGTGCACCGGTACCACGACCCGGGAACCGCCTCCGCTGCACCGGACGAGCTCTGCGAGCGCCTGCTGGCCGAGTTCGTCGACGGTGTCGACGGCACCGGGGTCCGGCCCGGAATCATCGGCGAGATCGGCGTTTCTCCCGAGTTCACCGACGCTGAGAAGACCCGCCTGCGTGCCGCCGCGCGTGCGCAGCGGGAGGTGGGCGTCCCGCTGCTGATCCATCTGCCGGGGTGGCAGCGGCGAGCTTTCGAGGTGCTCGACGTCGTGCTCGGTGAGGAGGGTCTCGACCCCCGGGCCGTCGTCCTGTGCCACATGGATCCCTCCGGCGAGGACACCGCTTATCAACGGGACGTGGCCGCCCTGGGGGTGTGGCTCGAGTTCGACATGATCGGGATGCCGAACTACTTCCCCGGGGAGGGGCAGTCGCCGGGGCCCGGTCAGACCGCGGCGGCCATCGCGCGGTTGGTCGACGCGGGCCACGCCTCGCAACTCCTGCTCAGTCACGACGTCGCGCTCAAGAGCCTGTGGACTCGCAACGGAGGGAACGGTATGGGCTACGTGCCCCGACTGTTCCTTCCCCGACTCGAACGGCACGGGGTGCCGGCTGCGGTCACCGCCGAGCTGTTGACCGTGAATCCCCGCCGCCTGTTCGGCGACGCAGGTCAGTCCGCCCGCAGTTCCTCCAGCATCGCGCCGTCGTAG